From one Triticum urartu cultivar G1812 chromosome 3, Tu2.1, whole genome shotgun sequence genomic stretch:
- the LOC125546546 gene encoding uncharacterized protein LOC125546546 codes for MALPTLPFNPSTPLGPGFPDSAILCKVARVSADRNATTAECRTEDGQAVEVSFWLVDPPGISYFSVNCPGIKHEYHAWLICAEDALVLFSLKFWGTARFFVYTAGKQSLRLLPNPNHAYFGGQQFGLLPRGDADGEHFAVAFLNVKWNIQNDVCQFDAYVFSSETQAWTTRKARLSDPADKPLCCRHALFEQIKVGASALGWVDTRYGILLLDDLFGRHPVMKIIPLPVTTVGLPEPTKPEDNYCAPEYFYNVACCDDLIKFVHIKYDDPDAMTRGSGWKATMWNIKVSEGNWCERYTVDVAKISVDKSFSAKLPQLWDGETQQMQLKNLMFQGPILSMLNDDLLYMMAKVNDEDDRAWAITIDMKHAALKELAKFSVKPKQQLLTTLCFSCVFPKYLNIPPGTEMYDPMEMHFKRMSLAQFVMQVQQTREWFRELDLFLACDLPTYKESKALLTECCPVSSLCVHIHALLKYATCTDEAFNNMQHLLRAFDGFDMLLTESFNEQASDETLRSKIIVALPILDNLLQSMLPTVIPEERYQVVGIFEQYEKSGYTKKGDQSLGSNAVKVRHSKKRNHAKKRTHKQQQHIFKRNNFGRDVALNCWRYLGGCMLMSVGMLSLCWMVTAVNCDGHRSEARCKVAGVARTAVGGRGKEEI; via the exons ATGGCACTCCCCACCTTGCCCTTCAACCCCTCCACCCCGTTGGGCCCTGGGTTCCCCGACTCGGCCATCCTCTGCAAGGTGGCGCGTGTGTCGGCGGACCGGAACGCGACCACCGCCGAGTGCCGCACCGAGGACGGCCAGGCCGTGGAGGTGTCCTTCTGGCTGGTCGACCCGCCGGGCATCTCCTACTTCTCCGTCAACTGCCCCGGCATCAAGCACGAGTACCACGCCTGGCTTATCTGCGCCGAGGACGCCTTGGTCCTCTTCAGCCTCAAGTTCTGGGGCACCGCCCGCTTCTTCGTCTACACGGCCGGGAAGCAGTCCCTGCGGCTGCTCCCAAACCCCAACCATGCCTACTTCGGCGGGCAGCAGTTTGGCCTCTTGCCGCGTGGCGACGCCGACGGCGAGCACTTTGCCGTGGCCTTCCTCAACGTCAAGTGGAATATCCAAAACGATGTTTGCCAGTTTGATGCCTATGTCTTCTCGTCTGAAACGCAGGCATGGACGACCAGGAAGGCCCGCTTATCAGACCCTGCCGACAAGCCATTGTGTTGTCGACATGCCTTGTTCGAGCAGATCAAGGTTGGAGCAAGCGCGCTGGGCTGGGTTGATACCCGCTATGGCATTCTCCTTCTGGACGACCTGTTTGGCAGGCATCCTGTCATGAAGATAATCCCATTACCCGTGACAACCGTTGGCTTGCCCGAGCCAACCAAACCGGAGGACAATTACTGTGCCCCTGAGTACTTTTACAATGTTGCCTGCTGCGATGATCTCATTAAATTCGTCCACATCAAATACGATGACCCTGATGCTATGACCAGAGGTTCAGGTTGGAAAGCCACAATGTGGAATATTAAGGTCTCCGAGGGAAATTGGTGCGAGCGCTACACAGTTGATGTTGCCAAAATCTCGGTTGACAAAAGCTTTTCTGCTAAATTGCCTCAGCTGTGGGATGGTGAGACTCAACAAATGCAGTTGAAGAACCTGATGTTCCAAGGCCCGATTCTGAGCATGCTCAATGACGATTTGCTTTACATGATGGCCAAGGTGAATGATGAAGACGACAGAGCCTGGGCCATCACTATTGACATGAAACATGCAGCTCTCAAGGAACTGGCAAAGTTTTCTGTCAAACCGAAGCAACAACTCCTCACTACACTCTGCTTCTCATGCGTCTTCCCCAAGTACCTCAACATTCCCCCAG GGACAGAAATGTATGATCCCATGGAAATGCACTTTAAGAG GATGAGTTTGGCGCAGTTTGTTATGCAAGTGCAGCAGACTCGAGAATGGTTCAGGGAACTTG ATCTATTCTTAGCTTGTGACTTGCCAACTTACAAGGAATCCAAAGCACTGCTTACCGAGTGTTGCCCAGTATCCTCTTTGTGTGTACATATTCATGCG CTACTGAAATATGCTACATGCACTGATGAAGCcttcaataacatgcaacatctCTTACG AGCATTTGACGGTTTTGACATGCTGCTAACCGAGTCATTTAATGAGCAAGCAAGTGATGAGACCCTGAGGAGCAAAATCATTGTGGCCCTTCCAATTTTAGACAA TCTTTTGCAGAGTATGCTACCAACAGTGATTCCTGAAGAAAGGTACCAAGTAGTAGGAATATTTGAACAGTATGAGAAGTCAGGCTATACGAAGAAGGGCGACCAGTCGCTTGGCTCTAATGCTGTGAAGGTTCGCCACAGCAAGAAGCGAAACCATGCTAAGAAAAGGACTCACAAGCAGCAGCAACATATTTTCAAGCGCAATAACTTTGGGCGGGATGTGGCTTTGAACTGTTGGCGGTACTTGGGCGGCTGCATGCTGATGTCTGTTGGTATGTTGTCACTTTGCTGGATG GTCACCGCGGTGAACTGCGACGGCCACCGCAGCGAGGCGCGCTGCAAGGTCGCCGGGGTTGCTCGAACGGCGGTCGGTGGGAGGGGGAAGGAGGAGATTTGA